In Ailuropoda melanoleuca isolate Jingjing chromosome 4, ASM200744v2, whole genome shotgun sequence, the following proteins share a genomic window:
- the IL17RC gene encoding interleukin-17 receptor C isoform X1, whose translation MPVPWFLLSLALGRSPMVLSLEKLMGPQDTARCSPGLSCHLWDGDVLCLPGSIVSAPGPVLVPTRLQTELVLRCHQETDCDLCVRVAIHLAVHGHWKEPKDEDEFGRAADPELEEPANAFLQAQVVLSFQAYPTARCVLLEVQVPAALVQPGQSVGSVVFDCFEAALGAEVRLWSYTQPRYQKELNLTQQLPDCKGLEVRDSIQSCWALPWLGVSADGDDVHLVLDVSEEQHFGLSLYWNQIQGPTKPWWHKNLTGPQNITLNHTDLFPCLCIQDSYSFFMAPFKCHLLLEALPYSSNCLFILLWKVWPLEPDSVRTSICPFREDPRAHRNLWRAARLRLLPPQGWQLNAPCSLLAEATLCWQAPGGGPCQSLVPPLSWANVTVNKTLELPLLNAHPNLCVQQVSSWEKLQLQQCLWADSLGALKDDMLLVETRGPQDNRSLCALEPSGCTPLFSRASTRAARLGEGLLQDLQSGQCLQLWEDDLRALWACPMDKYVHQRWALVWLACLLLASVLFLLFLFKKDHVKGWLRLLKEDLRAGAAARARAALLLYSAEDSGFERLVGALASALCQLPLRVAVDLWSRRELSAQGPLAWFHAQRRQTLQEGGVVVLLFSPGAVALCHEWLQDGASASAPHGPHDAFAASLSCVLPDFLQGRAPGRYVGAYFDGLLHSEAVPTLFRSVPVFSLPSQLPDFLGTLQGPAAPRPGRLGERAKQVSRALQPALDQVLKAPRDPGGPGDGTRDGT comes from the exons CACCAGGAGACCGACTGTGACCTCTGTGTGCGTGTGGCCATCCACTTGGCTGTGCACG GGCACTGGAAAGAGCCTAAAGATGAGGACGAGTTTGGAAGAGCAGCTGATCCAGAGCTTGAGGAGCCTGCGAACG CCTTTCTCCAGGCCCAAGTGGTGCTCTCCTTCCAGGCCTACCCCACTGCCCGCTGCGTTCTGCTGGAGGTGCAAGTGCCCGCTGCCCTCGTGCAGCCTGGTCAGTCTGTG GGCTCGGTAGTATTTGACTGCTTCGAGGCTGCTCTGGGGGCTGAGGTGCGACTCTGGTCCTACACTCAGCCCAGGTACCAGAAGGAACTCAACCTCACACAGCAGTTGCCTG ACTGCAAGGGGCTTGAAGTCCGGGACAGCATCCAGAGCTGCTGGG ccctgccctggctcGGTGTGTCTGCCGATGGCGATGATGTGCACCTCGTGCTGGACGTCTCTGAGGAGCAGCACTTTGGCCTCTCCCTGTACTGGAACCAGATCCAGGGCCCTACAAAACCCTGGTGGCACAAAAACCTG ACCGGGCCACAGAACATTACCTTGAACCACACAGACCTGTTTCCCTGCCTTTGTATTCAG gactcctactcattcttcatgGCCccattcaaatgtcacctcctccttGAAGCCCTCCCCTACTCCTCCAATTGCCTCTTTATACTCCTCTGGAAA GTGTGGCCTCTAGAGCCCGACTCTGTCAGGACGAGCATCTGCCCCTTTAGGGAGG ACCCCCGGGCACATCGGAACCTCTGGCGTGCAGCCCGGCTGCGGCTACTGCCCCCCCAGGGCTGGCAGCTAAATGCACCCTGCTCGCTGCTTGCTGAGGCCACTCTGTGTTGGCAGGCACCAGGCGGGGGCCCCTGCCAGTCGCTGGTCCCGCCGCTGTCCTGGGCAAATGTCACTGTAAAT AAGACCCTTGAGTTGCCATTGCTCAATGCCCACCCCAACCTCTGTGTCCAG CAGGTGAGCAGCTGGGAGAAGCTGCAGCTACAGCAGTGCTTGTGGGCTG ACTCCCTTGGGGCCCTCAAGGATGATATGCTGCTGGTGGAGACACGAGGCCCCCAGGACAACAGGTCACTCTGTGCCTTGGAACCTAGTGGCTGCACCCCACTATTCAGCAGGGCCTCCACG AGGGCAGCTCGCCTTGGAGAGGGCTTACTACAAGACCTGCAGTCAGGCCAGTGTCTGCAG CTGTGGGAAGATGACCTGAGAGCACTATGGGCCTGCCCCATGGACAAGT ACGTTCACCAGCGCTGGGCCCTGGTGTGGCTGGCCTGTCTACTCTTGGCAtctgtgcttttccttctcttccttttcaaaaaggACCACGTGAAAG GGTGGCTGAGGCTCTTGAAGGAAGACCTCCGCGCGGGGG CAGCCGCCAGGGCCCGCGCGGCTCTGCTCCTCTACTCAGCGGAGGACTCTGGCTTCGAGCGCTTGGTGGGCGCCTTGGCGTCAGCGCTGTGTCAGCTGCCGCTGCGGGTGGCCGTGGACCTTTGGAGCCGACGTGAACTGAGTGCGCAGGGACCCCTGGCCTGGTTCCACGCGCAGCGGCGCCAGACCCTCCAGGAGGGCGGTGTGGTGGTTCTGCTCTTCTCGCCGGGGGCCGTGGCGCTGTGCCATGAGTGGCTGCAAGACGGGGCGTCAGCGTCCGCCCCGCACGGCCCGCACGACGCCTTTGCCGCCTCGCTCAGCTGCGTGCTGCCCGACTTTCTGCAGGGCCGGGCGCCCGGCCGCTACGTGGGGGCCTACTTCGACGGACTGCTCCACTCGGAGGCCGTGCCCACCCTTTTCCGCAGCGTACCGgtcttctccctgccctcccagttGCCCGACTTCCTGGGGACCCTGCAGGGGCCTGCCGCCCCCCGTCCGGGGCGGCTCGGGGAGAGGGCGAAGCAAGTGTCCCGGGCCCTGCAGCCCGCCCTGGACCAGGTGCTTAAGGCTCCCAGGGATCCCGGGGGTCCCGGGGACGGCACGCGGGATGGCACGTGA
- the IL17RC gene encoding interleukin-17 receptor C isoform X3: protein MPVPWFLLSLALGRSPMVLSLEKLMGPQDTARCSPGLSCHLWDGDVLCLPGSIVSAPGPVLVPTRLQTELVLRCHQETDCDLCVRVAIHLAVHGHWKEPKDEDEFGRAADPELEEPANAFLQAQVVLSFQAYPTARCVLLEVQVPAALVQPGQSVGSVVFDCFEAALGAEVRLWSYTQPRYQKELNLTQQLPDCKGLEVRDSIQSCWALPWLGVSADGDDVHLVLDVSEEQHFGLSLYWNQIQGPTKPWWHKNLTGPQNITLNHTDLFPCLCIQDSYSFFMAPFKCHLLLEALPYSSNCLFILLWKVWPLEPDSVRTSICPFREDPRAHRNLWRAARLRLLPPQGWQLNAPCSLLAEATLCWQAPGGGPCQSLVPPLSWANVTVNKTLELPLLNAHPNLCVQQVSSWEKLQLQQCLWADSLGALKDDMLLVETRGPQDNRSLCALEPSGCTPLFSRASTRAARLGEGLLQDLQSGQCLQLWEDDLRALWACPMDKYVHQRWALVWLACLLLASVLFLLFLFKKDHVKGWLRLLKEDLRAGAARARAALLLYSAEDSGFERLVGALASALCQLPLRVAVDLWSRRELSAQGPLAWFHAQRRQTLQEGGVVVLLFSPGAVALCHEWLQDGASASAPHGPHDAFAASLSCVLPDFLQGRAPGRYVGAYFDGLLHSEAVPTLFRSVPVFSLPSQLPDFLGTLQGPAAPRPGRLGERAKQVSRALQPALDQVLKAPRDPGGPGDGTRDGT, encoded by the exons CACCAGGAGACCGACTGTGACCTCTGTGTGCGTGTGGCCATCCACTTGGCTGTGCACG GGCACTGGAAAGAGCCTAAAGATGAGGACGAGTTTGGAAGAGCAGCTGATCCAGAGCTTGAGGAGCCTGCGAACG CCTTTCTCCAGGCCCAAGTGGTGCTCTCCTTCCAGGCCTACCCCACTGCCCGCTGCGTTCTGCTGGAGGTGCAAGTGCCCGCTGCCCTCGTGCAGCCTGGTCAGTCTGTG GGCTCGGTAGTATTTGACTGCTTCGAGGCTGCTCTGGGGGCTGAGGTGCGACTCTGGTCCTACACTCAGCCCAGGTACCAGAAGGAACTCAACCTCACACAGCAGTTGCCTG ACTGCAAGGGGCTTGAAGTCCGGGACAGCATCCAGAGCTGCTGGG ccctgccctggctcGGTGTGTCTGCCGATGGCGATGATGTGCACCTCGTGCTGGACGTCTCTGAGGAGCAGCACTTTGGCCTCTCCCTGTACTGGAACCAGATCCAGGGCCCTACAAAACCCTGGTGGCACAAAAACCTG ACCGGGCCACAGAACATTACCTTGAACCACACAGACCTGTTTCCCTGCCTTTGTATTCAG gactcctactcattcttcatgGCCccattcaaatgtcacctcctccttGAAGCCCTCCCCTACTCCTCCAATTGCCTCTTTATACTCCTCTGGAAA GTGTGGCCTCTAGAGCCCGACTCTGTCAGGACGAGCATCTGCCCCTTTAGGGAGG ACCCCCGGGCACATCGGAACCTCTGGCGTGCAGCCCGGCTGCGGCTACTGCCCCCCCAGGGCTGGCAGCTAAATGCACCCTGCTCGCTGCTTGCTGAGGCCACTCTGTGTTGGCAGGCACCAGGCGGGGGCCCCTGCCAGTCGCTGGTCCCGCCGCTGTCCTGGGCAAATGTCACTGTAAAT AAGACCCTTGAGTTGCCATTGCTCAATGCCCACCCCAACCTCTGTGTCCAG CAGGTGAGCAGCTGGGAGAAGCTGCAGCTACAGCAGTGCTTGTGGGCTG ACTCCCTTGGGGCCCTCAAGGATGATATGCTGCTGGTGGAGACACGAGGCCCCCAGGACAACAGGTCACTCTGTGCCTTGGAACCTAGTGGCTGCACCCCACTATTCAGCAGGGCCTCCACG AGGGCAGCTCGCCTTGGAGAGGGCTTACTACAAGACCTGCAGTCAGGCCAGTGTCTGCAG CTGTGGGAAGATGACCTGAGAGCACTATGGGCCTGCCCCATGGACAAGT ACGTTCACCAGCGCTGGGCCCTGGTGTGGCTGGCCTGTCTACTCTTGGCAtctgtgcttttccttctcttccttttcaaaaaggACCACGTGAAAG GGTGGCTGAGGCTCTTGAAGGAAGACCTCCGCGCGGGGG CCGCCAGGGCCCGCGCGGCTCTGCTCCTCTACTCAGCGGAGGACTCTGGCTTCGAGCGCTTGGTGGGCGCCTTGGCGTCAGCGCTGTGTCAGCTGCCGCTGCGGGTGGCCGTGGACCTTTGGAGCCGACGTGAACTGAGTGCGCAGGGACCCCTGGCCTGGTTCCACGCGCAGCGGCGCCAGACCCTCCAGGAGGGCGGTGTGGTGGTTCTGCTCTTCTCGCCGGGGGCCGTGGCGCTGTGCCATGAGTGGCTGCAAGACGGGGCGTCAGCGTCCGCCCCGCACGGCCCGCACGACGCCTTTGCCGCCTCGCTCAGCTGCGTGCTGCCCGACTTTCTGCAGGGCCGGGCGCCCGGCCGCTACGTGGGGGCCTACTTCGACGGACTGCTCCACTCGGAGGCCGTGCCCACCCTTTTCCGCAGCGTACCGgtcttctccctgccctcccagttGCCCGACTTCCTGGGGACCCTGCAGGGGCCTGCCGCCCCCCGTCCGGGGCGGCTCGGGGAGAGGGCGAAGCAAGTGTCCCGGGCCCTGCAGCCCGCCCTGGACCAGGTGCTTAAGGCTCCCAGGGATCCCGGGGGTCCCGGGGACGGCACGCGGGATGGCACGTGA
- the IL17RC gene encoding interleukin-17 receptor C isoform X5 — protein sequence MPVPWFLLSLALGRSPMVLSLEKLMGPQDTARCSPGLSCHLWDGDVLCLPGSIVSAPGPVLVPTRLQTELVLRCHQETDCDLCVRVAIHLAVHGHWKEPKDEDEFGRAADPELEEPANAFLQAQVVLSFQAYPTARCVLLEVQVPAALVQPGQSVGSVVFDCFEAALGAEVRLWSYTQPRYQKELNLTQQLPDCKGLEVRDSIQSCWALPWLGVSADGDDVHLVLDVSEEQHFGLSLYWNQIQGPTKPWWHKNLTGPQNITLNHTDLFPCLCIQDSYSFFMAPFKCHLLLEALPYSSNCLFILLWKVWPLEPDSVRTSICPFREDPRAHRNLWRAARLRLLPPQGWQLNAPCSLLAEATLCWQAPGGGPCQSLVPPLSWANVTVNKTLELPLLNAHPNLCVQQVSSWEKLQLQQCLWADSLGALKDDMLLVETRGPQDNRSLCALEPSGCTPLFSRASTRAARLGEGLLQDLQSGQCLQLWEDDLRALWACPMDKYVHQRWALVWLACLLLASVLFLLFLFKKDHVKAAARARAALLLYSAEDSGFERLVGALASALCQLPLRVAVDLWSRRELSAQGPLAWFHAQRRQTLQEGGVVVLLFSPGAVALCHEWLQDGASASAPHGPHDAFAASLSCVLPDFLQGRAPGRYVGAYFDGLLHSEAVPTLFRSVPVFSLPSQLPDFLGTLQGPAAPRPGRLGERAKQVSRALQPALDQVLKAPRDPGGPGDGTRDGT from the exons CACCAGGAGACCGACTGTGACCTCTGTGTGCGTGTGGCCATCCACTTGGCTGTGCACG GGCACTGGAAAGAGCCTAAAGATGAGGACGAGTTTGGAAGAGCAGCTGATCCAGAGCTTGAGGAGCCTGCGAACG CCTTTCTCCAGGCCCAAGTGGTGCTCTCCTTCCAGGCCTACCCCACTGCCCGCTGCGTTCTGCTGGAGGTGCAAGTGCCCGCTGCCCTCGTGCAGCCTGGTCAGTCTGTG GGCTCGGTAGTATTTGACTGCTTCGAGGCTGCTCTGGGGGCTGAGGTGCGACTCTGGTCCTACACTCAGCCCAGGTACCAGAAGGAACTCAACCTCACACAGCAGTTGCCTG ACTGCAAGGGGCTTGAAGTCCGGGACAGCATCCAGAGCTGCTGGG ccctgccctggctcGGTGTGTCTGCCGATGGCGATGATGTGCACCTCGTGCTGGACGTCTCTGAGGAGCAGCACTTTGGCCTCTCCCTGTACTGGAACCAGATCCAGGGCCCTACAAAACCCTGGTGGCACAAAAACCTG ACCGGGCCACAGAACATTACCTTGAACCACACAGACCTGTTTCCCTGCCTTTGTATTCAG gactcctactcattcttcatgGCCccattcaaatgtcacctcctccttGAAGCCCTCCCCTACTCCTCCAATTGCCTCTTTATACTCCTCTGGAAA GTGTGGCCTCTAGAGCCCGACTCTGTCAGGACGAGCATCTGCCCCTTTAGGGAGG ACCCCCGGGCACATCGGAACCTCTGGCGTGCAGCCCGGCTGCGGCTACTGCCCCCCCAGGGCTGGCAGCTAAATGCACCCTGCTCGCTGCTTGCTGAGGCCACTCTGTGTTGGCAGGCACCAGGCGGGGGCCCCTGCCAGTCGCTGGTCCCGCCGCTGTCCTGGGCAAATGTCACTGTAAAT AAGACCCTTGAGTTGCCATTGCTCAATGCCCACCCCAACCTCTGTGTCCAG CAGGTGAGCAGCTGGGAGAAGCTGCAGCTACAGCAGTGCTTGTGGGCTG ACTCCCTTGGGGCCCTCAAGGATGATATGCTGCTGGTGGAGACACGAGGCCCCCAGGACAACAGGTCACTCTGTGCCTTGGAACCTAGTGGCTGCACCCCACTATTCAGCAGGGCCTCCACG AGGGCAGCTCGCCTTGGAGAGGGCTTACTACAAGACCTGCAGTCAGGCCAGTGTCTGCAG CTGTGGGAAGATGACCTGAGAGCACTATGGGCCTGCCCCATGGACAAGT ACGTTCACCAGCGCTGGGCCCTGGTGTGGCTGGCCTGTCTACTCTTGGCAtctgtgcttttccttctcttccttttcaaaaaggACCACGTGAAAG CAGCCGCCAGGGCCCGCGCGGCTCTGCTCCTCTACTCAGCGGAGGACTCTGGCTTCGAGCGCTTGGTGGGCGCCTTGGCGTCAGCGCTGTGTCAGCTGCCGCTGCGGGTGGCCGTGGACCTTTGGAGCCGACGTGAACTGAGTGCGCAGGGACCCCTGGCCTGGTTCCACGCGCAGCGGCGCCAGACCCTCCAGGAGGGCGGTGTGGTGGTTCTGCTCTTCTCGCCGGGGGCCGTGGCGCTGTGCCATGAGTGGCTGCAAGACGGGGCGTCAGCGTCCGCCCCGCACGGCCCGCACGACGCCTTTGCCGCCTCGCTCAGCTGCGTGCTGCCCGACTTTCTGCAGGGCCGGGCGCCCGGCCGCTACGTGGGGGCCTACTTCGACGGACTGCTCCACTCGGAGGCCGTGCCCACCCTTTTCCGCAGCGTACCGgtcttctccctgccctcccagttGCCCGACTTCCTGGGGACCCTGCAGGGGCCTGCCGCCCCCCGTCCGGGGCGGCTCGGGGAGAGGGCGAAGCAAGTGTCCCGGGCCCTGCAGCCCGCCCTGGACCAGGTGCTTAAGGCTCCCAGGGATCCCGGGGGTCCCGGGGACGGCACGCGGGATGGCACGTGA
- the IL17RC gene encoding interleukin-17 receptor C isoform X2 — translation MPVPWFLLSLALGRSPMVLSLEKLMGPQDTARCSPGLSCHLWDGDVLCLPGSIVSAPGPVLVPTRLQTELVLRCHQETDCDLCVRVAIHLAVHGHWKEPKDEDEFGRAADPELEEPANAFLQAQVVLSFQAYPTARCVLLEVQVPAALVQPGQSVGSVVFDCFEAALGAEVRLWSYTQPRYQKELNLTQQLPDCKGLEVRDSIQSCWALPWLGVSADGDDVHLVLDVSEEQHFGLSLYWNQIQGPTKPWWHKNLTGPQNITLNHTDLFPCLCIQDSYSFFMAPFKCHLLLEALPYSSNCLFILLWKVWPLEPDSVRTSICPFREDPRAHRNLWRAARLRLLPPQGWQLNAPCSLLAEATLCWQAPGGGPCQSLVPPLSWANVTVNKTLELPLLNAHPNLCVQVSSWEKLQLQQCLWADSLGALKDDMLLVETRGPQDNRSLCALEPSGCTPLFSRASTRAARLGEGLLQDLQSGQCLQLWEDDLRALWACPMDKYVHQRWALVWLACLLLASVLFLLFLFKKDHVKGWLRLLKEDLRAGAAARARAALLLYSAEDSGFERLVGALASALCQLPLRVAVDLWSRRELSAQGPLAWFHAQRRQTLQEGGVVVLLFSPGAVALCHEWLQDGASASAPHGPHDAFAASLSCVLPDFLQGRAPGRYVGAYFDGLLHSEAVPTLFRSVPVFSLPSQLPDFLGTLQGPAAPRPGRLGERAKQVSRALQPALDQVLKAPRDPGGPGDGTRDGT, via the exons CACCAGGAGACCGACTGTGACCTCTGTGTGCGTGTGGCCATCCACTTGGCTGTGCACG GGCACTGGAAAGAGCCTAAAGATGAGGACGAGTTTGGAAGAGCAGCTGATCCAGAGCTTGAGGAGCCTGCGAACG CCTTTCTCCAGGCCCAAGTGGTGCTCTCCTTCCAGGCCTACCCCACTGCCCGCTGCGTTCTGCTGGAGGTGCAAGTGCCCGCTGCCCTCGTGCAGCCTGGTCAGTCTGTG GGCTCGGTAGTATTTGACTGCTTCGAGGCTGCTCTGGGGGCTGAGGTGCGACTCTGGTCCTACACTCAGCCCAGGTACCAGAAGGAACTCAACCTCACACAGCAGTTGCCTG ACTGCAAGGGGCTTGAAGTCCGGGACAGCATCCAGAGCTGCTGGG ccctgccctggctcGGTGTGTCTGCCGATGGCGATGATGTGCACCTCGTGCTGGACGTCTCTGAGGAGCAGCACTTTGGCCTCTCCCTGTACTGGAACCAGATCCAGGGCCCTACAAAACCCTGGTGGCACAAAAACCTG ACCGGGCCACAGAACATTACCTTGAACCACACAGACCTGTTTCCCTGCCTTTGTATTCAG gactcctactcattcttcatgGCCccattcaaatgtcacctcctccttGAAGCCCTCCCCTACTCCTCCAATTGCCTCTTTATACTCCTCTGGAAA GTGTGGCCTCTAGAGCCCGACTCTGTCAGGACGAGCATCTGCCCCTTTAGGGAGG ACCCCCGGGCACATCGGAACCTCTGGCGTGCAGCCCGGCTGCGGCTACTGCCCCCCCAGGGCTGGCAGCTAAATGCACCCTGCTCGCTGCTTGCTGAGGCCACTCTGTGTTGGCAGGCACCAGGCGGGGGCCCCTGCCAGTCGCTGGTCCCGCCGCTGTCCTGGGCAAATGTCACTGTAAAT AAGACCCTTGAGTTGCCATTGCTCAATGCCCACCCCAACCTCTGTGTCCAG GTGAGCAGCTGGGAGAAGCTGCAGCTACAGCAGTGCTTGTGGGCTG ACTCCCTTGGGGCCCTCAAGGATGATATGCTGCTGGTGGAGACACGAGGCCCCCAGGACAACAGGTCACTCTGTGCCTTGGAACCTAGTGGCTGCACCCCACTATTCAGCAGGGCCTCCACG AGGGCAGCTCGCCTTGGAGAGGGCTTACTACAAGACCTGCAGTCAGGCCAGTGTCTGCAG CTGTGGGAAGATGACCTGAGAGCACTATGGGCCTGCCCCATGGACAAGT ACGTTCACCAGCGCTGGGCCCTGGTGTGGCTGGCCTGTCTACTCTTGGCAtctgtgcttttccttctcttccttttcaaaaaggACCACGTGAAAG GGTGGCTGAGGCTCTTGAAGGAAGACCTCCGCGCGGGGG CAGCCGCCAGGGCCCGCGCGGCTCTGCTCCTCTACTCAGCGGAGGACTCTGGCTTCGAGCGCTTGGTGGGCGCCTTGGCGTCAGCGCTGTGTCAGCTGCCGCTGCGGGTGGCCGTGGACCTTTGGAGCCGACGTGAACTGAGTGCGCAGGGACCCCTGGCCTGGTTCCACGCGCAGCGGCGCCAGACCCTCCAGGAGGGCGGTGTGGTGGTTCTGCTCTTCTCGCCGGGGGCCGTGGCGCTGTGCCATGAGTGGCTGCAAGACGGGGCGTCAGCGTCCGCCCCGCACGGCCCGCACGACGCCTTTGCCGCCTCGCTCAGCTGCGTGCTGCCCGACTTTCTGCAGGGCCGGGCGCCCGGCCGCTACGTGGGGGCCTACTTCGACGGACTGCTCCACTCGGAGGCCGTGCCCACCCTTTTCCGCAGCGTACCGgtcttctccctgccctcccagttGCCCGACTTCCTGGGGACCCTGCAGGGGCCTGCCGCCCCCCGTCCGGGGCGGCTCGGGGAGAGGGCGAAGCAAGTGTCCCGGGCCCTGCAGCCCGCCCTGGACCAGGTGCTTAAGGCTCCCAGGGATCCCGGGGGTCCCGGGGACGGCACGCGGGATGGCACGTGA
- the IL17RC gene encoding interleukin-17 receptor C isoform X6 produces the protein MPVPWFLLSLALGRSPMVLSLEKLMGPQDTARCSPGLSCHLWDGDVLCLPGSIVSAPGPVLVPTRLQTELVLRCHQETDCDLCVRVAIHLAVHGHWKEPKDEDEFGRAADPELEEPANAFLQAQVVLSFQAYPTARCVLLEVQVPAALVQPGQSVGSVVFDCFEAALGAEVRLWSYTQPRYQKELNLTQQLPALPWLGVSADGDDVHLVLDVSEEQHFGLSLYWNQIQGPTKPWWHKNLTGPQNITLNHTDLFPCLCIQDSYSFFMAPFKCHLLLEALPYSSNCLFILLWKVWPLEPDSVRTSICPFREDPRAHRNLWRAARLRLLPPQGWQLNAPCSLLAEATLCWQAPGGGPCQSLVPPLSWANVTVNKTLELPLLNAHPNLCVQQVSSWEKLQLQQCLWADSLGALKDDMLLVETRGPQDNRSLCALEPSGCTPLFSRASTRAARLGEGLLQDLQSGQCLQLWEDDLRALWACPMDKYVHQRWALVWLACLLLASVLFLLFLFKKDHVKGWLRLLKEDLRAGAAARARAALLLYSAEDSGFERLVGALASALCQLPLRVAVDLWSRRELSAQGPLAWFHAQRRQTLQEGGVVVLLFSPGAVALCHEWLQDGASASAPHGPHDAFAASLSCVLPDFLQGRAPGRYVGAYFDGLLHSEAVPTLFRSVPVFSLPSQLPDFLGTLQGPAAPRPGRLGERAKQVSRALQPALDQVLKAPRDPGGPGDGTRDGT, from the exons CACCAGGAGACCGACTGTGACCTCTGTGTGCGTGTGGCCATCCACTTGGCTGTGCACG GGCACTGGAAAGAGCCTAAAGATGAGGACGAGTTTGGAAGAGCAGCTGATCCAGAGCTTGAGGAGCCTGCGAACG CCTTTCTCCAGGCCCAAGTGGTGCTCTCCTTCCAGGCCTACCCCACTGCCCGCTGCGTTCTGCTGGAGGTGCAAGTGCCCGCTGCCCTCGTGCAGCCTGGTCAGTCTGTG GGCTCGGTAGTATTTGACTGCTTCGAGGCTGCTCTGGGGGCTGAGGTGCGACTCTGGTCCTACACTCAGCCCAGGTACCAGAAGGAACTCAACCTCACACAGCAGTTGCCTG ccctgccctggctcGGTGTGTCTGCCGATGGCGATGATGTGCACCTCGTGCTGGACGTCTCTGAGGAGCAGCACTTTGGCCTCTCCCTGTACTGGAACCAGATCCAGGGCCCTACAAAACCCTGGTGGCACAAAAACCTG ACCGGGCCACAGAACATTACCTTGAACCACACAGACCTGTTTCCCTGCCTTTGTATTCAG gactcctactcattcttcatgGCCccattcaaatgtcacctcctccttGAAGCCCTCCCCTACTCCTCCAATTGCCTCTTTATACTCCTCTGGAAA GTGTGGCCTCTAGAGCCCGACTCTGTCAGGACGAGCATCTGCCCCTTTAGGGAGG ACCCCCGGGCACATCGGAACCTCTGGCGTGCAGCCCGGCTGCGGCTACTGCCCCCCCAGGGCTGGCAGCTAAATGCACCCTGCTCGCTGCTTGCTGAGGCCACTCTGTGTTGGCAGGCACCAGGCGGGGGCCCCTGCCAGTCGCTGGTCCCGCCGCTGTCCTGGGCAAATGTCACTGTAAAT AAGACCCTTGAGTTGCCATTGCTCAATGCCCACCCCAACCTCTGTGTCCAG CAGGTGAGCAGCTGGGAGAAGCTGCAGCTACAGCAGTGCTTGTGGGCTG ACTCCCTTGGGGCCCTCAAGGATGATATGCTGCTGGTGGAGACACGAGGCCCCCAGGACAACAGGTCACTCTGTGCCTTGGAACCTAGTGGCTGCACCCCACTATTCAGCAGGGCCTCCACG AGGGCAGCTCGCCTTGGAGAGGGCTTACTACAAGACCTGCAGTCAGGCCAGTGTCTGCAG CTGTGGGAAGATGACCTGAGAGCACTATGGGCCTGCCCCATGGACAAGT ACGTTCACCAGCGCTGGGCCCTGGTGTGGCTGGCCTGTCTACTCTTGGCAtctgtgcttttccttctcttccttttcaaaaaggACCACGTGAAAG GGTGGCTGAGGCTCTTGAAGGAAGACCTCCGCGCGGGGG CAGCCGCCAGGGCCCGCGCGGCTCTGCTCCTCTACTCAGCGGAGGACTCTGGCTTCGAGCGCTTGGTGGGCGCCTTGGCGTCAGCGCTGTGTCAGCTGCCGCTGCGGGTGGCCGTGGACCTTTGGAGCCGACGTGAACTGAGTGCGCAGGGACCCCTGGCCTGGTTCCACGCGCAGCGGCGCCAGACCCTCCAGGAGGGCGGTGTGGTGGTTCTGCTCTTCTCGCCGGGGGCCGTGGCGCTGTGCCATGAGTGGCTGCAAGACGGGGCGTCAGCGTCCGCCCCGCACGGCCCGCACGACGCCTTTGCCGCCTCGCTCAGCTGCGTGCTGCCCGACTTTCTGCAGGGCCGGGCGCCCGGCCGCTACGTGGGGGCCTACTTCGACGGACTGCTCCACTCGGAGGCCGTGCCCACCCTTTTCCGCAGCGTACCGgtcttctccctgccctcccagttGCCCGACTTCCTGGGGACCCTGCAGGGGCCTGCCGCCCCCCGTCCGGGGCGGCTCGGGGAGAGGGCGAAGCAAGTGTCCCGGGCCCTGCAGCCCGCCCTGGACCAGGTGCTTAAGGCTCCCAGGGATCCCGGGGGTCCCGGGGACGGCACGCGGGATGGCACGTGA